In one window of Syngnathus scovelli strain Florida chromosome 20, RoL_Ssco_1.2, whole genome shotgun sequence DNA:
- the cd2ap gene encoding CD2-associated protein: MEVVVEYDYEALHEDELTLRKGDLIKNVCRIEEDGWMEGDLNGKRGLFPDNFVKEIKQEAKEVRPESKGQAAQPLKREKSVGNVANLVQRMSTIGIPTGGFQPRPSSTTKKLKKRQCKVLFDYQPQNEDELELKIGDILDITEEVEEGWWSGVINGKSGLFPSNFVKELDVAKEDGESNDTTPEEADGVENTVTPSSPTPSSGNGAIVQPKKIQRIGFGDIFKEGSVKSKVRIPNLEPEEKKENPIPSLPSVAKPAFPNVIEMHKGEGDSNSKAKEFCKVTFAFEATNEDELTLHEDDIIYIISKDTGEPGWWRGEVGGKEGVFPDNFVAMLSDTEKEAFLSRGSRKSSLKQDSEEKPKKPPPPSKHIALKPEVPSADKKPHAIRPEDKVDRPIPELKPSKPAAPLPPKKPVPPPGKGRQGNLPTKRLDKPLAPSPNLKHNGEIPTSRPKPDLDLLLPPKPKTPSADTGEKNFESPLISFDEVSSNSEKLSHPTANRPKIIGRRLPAQFGGGHSPNKDIVLEKAFKIDEEDGAKIKPLEPRKPTHNSSPLPPFHKPSMEAKLNPASTNLSSDSSSLGREDPKSQMEELRSQMKDLLLSVELFKAQQMKEITELRGELDEERKKRVALQMELNKLKMAIHST; this comes from the exons ATGG AGGTTGTAGTGGAGTATGACTACGAAGCACTCCATGAGGATGAGCTGACCTTGCGAAAGGGGGACTTGATCAAGAACGTATGCCGCATAGAagaggatggctggatggagggAGATCTCAATGGGAAAAGAGGACTCTTTCCTGACAACTTTGTGAAG GAAATAAAACAGGAGGCCAAGGAAGTGCGACCCGAATCCAAAGGGCAAGCCGCTCAGCCTCTGAAGAGAGAGAAGTCTGTAGGAAATGTTGCCAACTTGGTTCAGAGGATGAGTACCATCGGGATTCCAACTGGGGGTTTCCAGCCACGACCATCATCTACCACAAAGA AGCTGAAGAAGAGACAGTGCAAAGTCTTGTTTGACTATCAGCCGCAGAACGAAGATGAACTGGAGTTAAAAATTGGAGATATTTTAGACATCACCGAAGAG GTTGAAGAGGGTTGGTGGAGCGGCGTCATCAACGGCAAGTCTGGACTCTTCCCTTCCAACTTTGTCAAAGAGTTGGATGTTGCGAAAGAAGACGGAGAATCAAATGATACGACACCAGAGGAGGCTG ATGGTGTAGAAAACACAGTGACACCATCATCGCCAACACCTTCTTCAGGCAATGGCGCTATTGTCCAGCCCAAAAAAATCCAACGTATTGGTTTTGGCGATATTTTCAAAGAAGGGTCAGTGAAATCAAAGGTCCGAATCCCTAATTTGGAGCcggaagaaaaaaaggaaaat CCAATCCCTTCATTACCATCAGTCGCAAAGCCTGCCTTTCCCAACGTGATCGAAATGCACAAGGGCGAAGGAGATAGCAACTCTAAAG CGAAAGAGTTCTGTAAGGTCACCTTTGCTTTTGAGGCTACAAATGAGGATGAACTGACTTTGCACGAGGATGACATCATCTATATCATAAGCAAG GACACAGGAGAGCCTGGGTGGTGGCGAGGAGAGGTTGGTGGCAAAGAAGGTGTCTTTCCTGACAACTTTGTAGCCATGCTGTCTGACACCGAAAAAGAG GCTTTTCTATCTCGAGGGTCGCGCAAATCCTCACTCAAGCAAGATTCTGAAGAG aAACCAAAGAAGCCACCTCCACCGTCAAAACACATAG CTCTCAAACCAGAGGTTCCCAGCGCTGACAAGAAGCCGCATGCCATCAGGCCAGAGGACAAAG TTGACAGGCCGATCCCAGAGCTAAAACCATCCAAGCCTGCCGCACCACTCCCACCCAAaaagcctgtgccacctccaggcaAAGGCAGACAAGGAAACCTCCCAACAAAGCGCTTAGACAAGCCTCTGGCTCCATCACCAAATTTGAA GCACAATGGGGAAATCCCTACATCTCGTCCAAAGCCTGACTTGGATCTATTACTTCCCCCAAAACCCAAAACGCCCTCAGCGGACACAGGGGAGAAAAACTTCGAATCAC CGCTAATTAGTTTTGACGAGGTTTCATCCAACTCAGAAAAGCTGTCTCATCCCACTGCTAACAGACCAAAGATTATCGGCCGGAGGTTGCCCGCCCAATTTGGTGGAGGACATTCG CCCAACAAGGACATTGTCCTGGAGAAAGCTTTCAAGATAGATGAGGAGGATGGTGCCAAAATAAAGCCTCTAGAACCCAGAAAG CCTACACACAACTCGTCCCCGTTGCCGCCATTCCATAAACCCAGTATGGAGGCCAAACTCAACCCAGCCTCCACAAACTTAAGCTCAGACAGCAGTTCTCTGGGCAGAGAAGATCCCAAATCCCAGATGGAAGAGCTTAGAAGTCAGATGAAGGATCTTCTGCTATCAGTGGAGCTGTTCAAGGCCCAGCAAAT GAAAGAAATAACAGAGCTTCGTGGAGAACTGGATGAGGAAAGGAAAAAGCGTGTAGCCCTGCAG ATGGAGCTAAATAAGCTAAAGATGGCCATCCACTCAACGTGA